In Natrinema salaciae, the following are encoded in one genomic region:
- a CDS encoding winged helix-turn-helix domain-containing protein, with the protein DFFDGPESAPWEFERPTGRRNMLRQRYEDLATDIYREALKESTTAVYDILRVIAEHDGANYDTLVERTGLARSTVRYHVRRLAETGVVSREGNPVMVFFVSRVVLERAREILREVRPEDTPEDMDERADGRRERREEQQETNDRQTDTDDEEPDESTHTETEIGFEYLERLSASIHDLASLRDRGRIDDRDVRVRVDELPPPLQ; encoded by the coding sequence CGACTTCTTCGATGGGCCGGAGTCCGCGCCGTGGGAGTTCGAGCGGCCGACAGGCCGCCGTAACATGCTCCGGCAGCGGTACGAGGATCTCGCGACGGACATCTATCGGGAGGCGCTGAAGGAGTCGACCACGGCCGTCTACGACATCCTCCGGGTGATCGCAGAACACGATGGAGCGAACTACGATACCCTCGTCGAGCGGACGGGGCTCGCGAGATCGACGGTGCGGTACCACGTTCGCCGACTCGCCGAAACTGGCGTTGTCTCTCGCGAGGGCAACCCCGTGATGGTGTTCTTCGTCTCCCGCGTCGTCCTCGAGCGAGCCCGCGAGATCCTCCGCGAAGTCCGCCCGGAGGATACGCCGGAAGACATGGACGAACGGGCTGACGGACGCCGTGAGCGCCGTGAGGAACAGCAGGAGACCAACGACCGGCAGACGGACACGGACGACGAGGAACCCGACGAGAGCACGCACACCGAGACCGAGATCGGCTTCGAGTACCTCGAGCGACTGAGCGCGTCGATCCATGACCTTGCCTCGCTCCGCGATCGCGGGCGGATC